TGGTGGGTGGATTTGAAATTTACATATCGCACCGTCCGGAACGCGGTGGAGGAGCGCGCTGGACTCGGCAATGTATTAAGGTCAGTTCGGtctgaccaccaccggtggtggtctggtctcGGTAGGGGGCTCTGACGATCCTCCATCGATCGTACATGCCGGGCACGTAGCTTTATCAAATTTACTACGACAAACCAACGTCAGGTCGTCTTCGACACTTCATTGCAATTTATAACGAGCAATGGCGCGCGGACGAGCCGTcaacgccaccgccgctgcagcTGTTTGGTAGTTGGTTCCAATTTCGCTCCTCGAGGAGGCCTCGATGAATCAGTTGACAGGACGCACACTTTTCACAGTGCGCTAAGAGGTTGAGCTGAGTAAGCCATGGCAGGTTGGTCTGCAGGAGTATGTAGATGAAGGAGCATCTCATTTCTGCTAGGGCTACTAGATtgccaggagagagagaaagacttCTGGCGAGGTGTCGAGGGTACGAGCGATTAATGAACAACCCAAGGCCGTTCAAGGCGAGCTACACGCTCGGAATACATTAATTATGTTTGCTGCAGGTCTTCGGCGGCGTTCGCGCTGCTTTCTCAAGAGCAAACCGGGGAACAATACCGACTGATGAGTGGGGTGTTCATTTGTTCCAAATCGGTCAGTCTATGTCAGAGGTAATGAGAATATGAGCAAACGAATGAGGCCAGAAGATCGCAACGCAACATGCTTAGACATGTCAGTTGGATTCTTTTGGTAATATTTATCACCTACACGTGCTGTTTTAAGGTTATGCTCGACTCACGAAGTAACAAATATTCCTTTTTCAGTAGTTAAACGGCGTAAAAAGCTACATTACAATGAGCACTGATGGAACATTTTTGTGTTACCGCCCTATTACAGATGACGGGAAATCATGCACTAATATCCTATCAAATCCCGAATTATGAATCCACCAATCTACGGGTTCTCTGTATCTAAGCCGATTGGGGACGAATGTTGCATATCAAAGTCTAGTAGCATAGCTTCTTTAGCCATATAAATGAAAAGTATTTAAACGTAGTGGATATATTAAAAAGAGTAGAAATCCTTAGTATCCTCCATATTTCCAAAATTCAAATGTCCGGCCCTAGCGCAAAACGGGCCCCCCTACTAAATTTGGTATTTCTTTGAGTGCCATTTTGTAATCTATGCGCTCTATTTCCGGAATACCTAAAAGTAGGAAAAGGAAAGACGCTCCCCCCGAAAGCGACCATGTCCGGCGTGCGGGGCTATCGCTCTCCTCGTAACTGCCCGTCCCCAGCTGTCCGTCAGCTCATTGGCAATTCGTACATTCGTACTCCGCGAGTGAgtacagaaaaaggaaaccatatcagaccatcaccaccaccaccctccggtGGGTAAACCCGgcaacagcggcagtagcagacACTTTCCAGTCCCAACGCTTACACCGGTATGCGTGAAGCAGGACGTTATTGAAAGTGAATTGACATTCATATAGATCGGCGAGAAGCGATAAATTCGGACGGAATGGTAATGAATTTCGATCGATGCATACGAATGCCTGGCATGGCTATGCCAAGTCCGCGACGAGGACGCGGCATGCCGCACCGTGGAGAAAAGGCGATGACGCGGGCCCCGGGCGGGGGTACAGCGTGCGGTGGCCTAGATTTGTCATGTTCAACTCCTGCTCATCCAGATGAGGAGGTGGTAGGGTGGTCGGTCTAcgcggccaccatcaaccaATGTCGTCCTCCCTCCTTGtggtgcgggcgcgcgcgcacttcgCATACATCTGACGCGTCTTGCGGTCACGCACCATAAACGATGTTTGCCGGTTGAAACACATTGCGTAAACCGTCATCTCTGCCCGCGTGTGCGTAAAGTTACAGCGATTGAGCACGGCAACAGTACTGACCTGACACTTCCCTTCCCTGGCCTGGAGAAGCCGTTCGTCACCAGAAAGCCTATATAAGTACCAAGTACCCACACCCGGTACACTATCGGTTCACAGGAGCCAATCACCAATCGAGCAACCGGCGCTTACCAGCAGATCCACTTGACCGACCCAATTGTCGACAGCCTTAGCGACAGAGTTTTGCGCAacgcctactgctgctgctgctggacgcgAAAGGGCTAATTACAAGTGAACCGGTCCGGCGATAGAAGcccaagccacacacacacacacagtcagtTGTTAGGACCAGGAATGGGAGCCCTCTTTtggggatgtgtgtgtgtgtgtgtgtgcagacacCGGGTGTCACATACCGGGCGCAGCTTATGTTGCAAGTGACAGTCTCATAGCTTGCTAGCAACGAAAAATCCATGAAAGGGTACCTGCCTGCCATTGGCACAGAGGTAAAGGGCTATCTAAGGTCTAAGGGGTTTGTTCTTCGTGCAGAATGCAGGTCATGGGAAAAACCAACGAGGAGGATCACTCATCTACCGATACAGCGCCATGGATGGCAACATAATTGAGTCATTACACGAGCTCTTGAGCAACGCAGCAAACCCCTCAACAAACCCGAACGCAGAAAAACAATCTTCGGTCACGGCGCGGGCGCAAGGAGTCCGGGAGTCCGGTGCCCAATCCGATCAATTATTCCTTTCGCGTACGCACACGCGTGGTTGACGCAAGCCATGCCGGTTGTACCGACCGATGTCGGCGGTGGCCACATTTTCTTCAATGACGCCAGTTGGCCCCGGCCCCCAAGTTTTGACGGCGAGACCAGTGCCGCCACGACGACACTGGCCTCTTTTTCACAGAACGCATCAGGCGATCGAATCTGCTCGCAAGTGCTTGGAGCCCAAGAAGGGGTTAGAtctctggtgctggtttttGGCTATCAGGGAAACGTTTTTATTTGAGAAGAAAGATGGTCGCCTTTGTACGCGGGGACGCCATGTGGTGTGTACCATTAACTACTATTACTGCTACCGCTACACAGCTAGATCCATCCAGGGCGTCCAGGAACATCGTCCGAATCCTAGGGATCGCAGGAGTCGACGAGTTCCTGGACATTTGGACAAATCGTTTATTCGATAACTCCGCGTTTGGCGTCTATTTATCTATCGGCATTGTTACATTACTACAATAACGCTCGGGGCCATAATGCCTCCGTCTAACCTAATTGGGCTGCACATTGGGCGATCAGTGATGGTAGTACGGTAGGCCAGCGTGCACCAATGGTGCCGCAACGATCTTCTTCAGCACCGGGGCGGCATGTACGGCGTGGCCGCTCTTCTCGACCACCGCATTGAAACCATGGATCTTGTCGGCCGTGTACGTCACCTTGCGGATGGTACCATCGGGTTCGGTGAGCGAGTAGCTACCATGGACGACACCGTTGGCTAGCGTCTCTTCGGCGTGCTTCGAATCGCCGGTATGCGGATCGGCCACACCGTAGCTGAAGCTGTAGTGAGGATTCGGATCGTACGCCTCGACGTGCTTCAGGACCGGGGCAGCCGCAACGATTGGTGCGTGCAGGACGGGAGCAGCCGCTACCGTGTGCAGCGGTTGGATCGCTTTGGCGGCATACCCGTAGGATAGTGCCGGTCCGTACGATACCGGTCCGTAGACGGGCGATGCCAACGTCGAGACGGCCGCTAGGGAGGCAACCAATAGAATCtggaaaagaagtaaccaaagaACTGATCAGCGCATATCGTTGGCGCAGATCGCTTCCGAGCTTTTGGCGCGTATTTTTGACACTCAGTAACGAACGCCTGGAGTCGCTATATACGCTCCAGGATAGTCCATAtgaattacacacacacgcacacacacacacattctcgcAGACACAGCACACACTTGTGAATTCCCATAGAACTGCTCAAGAAGTTCTCATGAAGCTCTAGAACGTTGTAACTAACTCGAGTAACGCCTGCTTGAACGACGATTGAACGAGTATTCACCTTGGAAATCATGATGACTGGTGactgtgctggtgctggtatcACACTTTCGGCACTTTCGGTGCTAGAACAGAACACGACGTTTGACTTCACTTCGACGGTGACACCACTGGAAGAACTGGAACTCTGTCGCGAGCTGTGCTCTCCAAGCAAGGCTTTTCTTTGGTCTGACTTGTTGGCCACCGTGCGGACCATATAAATACCTGCGCGGATGCTGCGCGACccccgtgcgcgcgcgcacacaacgcGGATTGACAGAATTTTTGTGGTGGAGAAAACCAACGGCGCCCCGCCGCTCCAACACTCATGGGGAGAAGCCCTCCAGTAACCcgtccggttggtcggtttggttttcgagttgaaaaaagggggccTCCGGTGGGGGGGACCTAGTGGCCGTCGTCCGTGTGCATAACTCGTGGTgcccacgaccacgacaacgacgacgacgtcgagagCATTTCCTTTAGcatgaagctgctgttgctgccgttccaGCTCTTCTAACCATTCGTCTCGTCCAGAAGCGGCGCAAGAGACAGTTTgcgtctcccccccccccccccttctcccacTTCTGCAGCACCTGTCACCTGTGGCTCGTGGAGCTACTAATAAAAATGCACGAAGCTCAAGCTCACCACGTTGTGCGGCGCGCGTTGGCAGAAAGTGATCGACCTACAGCTGCAGCGACCACCTCACAAGCCCCGGTTGCTGCTTGCCCTGTATTAACGATTGCGTGgattgatggaaaattgatCGCTCCCGATCGGTTGTGGTCGTTTTGTATCGACCGCATTCGCCCTGGACACGCGTGTTAGGCGGGCGGCCCCCGGGAAAACAAATACCTTGCTGGCTAAGGCAGCGCAAGGCTCTAGCATGTAACAAGAACTGCTACTTCGTTGCAAACCCCTTTtcaagatgttttttttattgcaatttcGCGATAAGCTAATGAGCTAGTGTACCAGCTGCTGCCATCTAGTTACTATAGAAAATTATGTCTTGCACGAAATTGGTCTACATAGTTTTTATTAGCTCAAACATTTCATATGGAGTTCAATATTTGGACAAAATATTATGGAGACCAAAGGACAATTTGGAGTTTACTGCGGTTTGGGACATTCATTTGGATGCTCAAGATGAATTGATTCTTTTTCTGATGATTCAGGGTTTGTAGAACTATTGTAAATCAAGTGTTCGATATCGCTTTTGGTACTAAAGGTCCCTTTTGAATCAATAATATCTAACGTCAACATAGGTATATCTTTAAGGGATGTGTAGAGTAAAcactcacaaaaaaataaacatttgatATAGTAACGTGCAACAAATCTATTATTGTATCGTCCCTCTGTTGTGATAGCTAGCGACGCCTTTAAAGTCTTCCTATACAAAGAAACTGCTTCTTAACTTTCAAGATTTCTGGTTCCTCGAGTAGCTCAACGGACAGTGCTCTTTGTTCCAAGGTGATCtgtgtataaaaaaaacaagaaatttGCTCTAAAATGTACCTCCACCTGAATCTGATTTGCTGAGCGCTTCTCGGTGCTCTTGTCGCATGCAATCCAATCACGACAAACtcacacgcaaaaaaaaagacaacaacGGGATTCTGTAGCACTGTATGCACTCTCTAAGCGCCGTGTCCACAAGGCCCCTCGCCTCATAAGCGATTCCGTTGCATGATGAAACGATCGATTAAatcacggttcggttcgcctGCTGCACTGTCATTGCGCATACCGGGATGATAAAGCGGAGCGCACCGACGACCACAACCGACCGCAGagcagcaatagtagtagcCCCATTTTCCAAGCCGACCTGCTACTGACCAGTACCGAGCAACGTCCGGCGCTCGGCGGTCCGGTCA
The sequence above is a segment of the Anopheles darlingi chromosome 2, idAnoDarlMG_H_01, whole genome shotgun sequence genome. Coding sequences within it:
- the LOC125948494 gene encoding cuticle protein 7-like, translating into MVRTVANKSDQRKALLGEHSSRQSSSSSSGVTVEVKSNVVFCSSTESAESVIPAPAQSPVIMISKILLVASLAAVSTLASPVYGPVSYGPALSYGYAAKAIQPLHTVAAAPVLHAPIVAAAPVLKHVEAYDPNPHYSFSYGVADPHTGDSKHAEETLANGVVHGSYSLTEPDGTIRKVTYTADKIHGFNAVVEKSGHAVHAAPVLKKIVAAPLVHAGLPYYHH